A genomic segment from Sulfitobacter mediterraneus encodes:
- a CDS encoding SAM-dependent methyltransferase, translating into MLFLTNRVKRDFLDTCERITTGSLRLRTPEGEIYDFGVGSPAAEMRIYDWSVVTSIAARGDIGLGETYVSGLWETSSIADLVEVAIRNLDQFRGYAYAGFWSNLKYRVVNQILRANSRSGAARNIRAHYDVGNEFYQLWLDEGMTYSSAMFAAGDNDLLRAQNRKYDRILNRLGEAENVLEVGCGWGGFAERAADSGRYVTGLTISRSQKGYADARLDGRADIRLQDYRDSDGKYDGIVSIEMIEAVGQKYWPTYFAMLKDRLADGGRAVVQAITVSDDYFDTYRRTADYIRQHTFPGGLLLCDAAIRQQAERAGLKVTDSLAFGQDYARTCAAWDARIEEKTGKIRALGYDDAFLRSWRYYLGACAASFKAAQTDVVQVELSHV; encoded by the coding sequence ATGCTTTTTCTTACAAACCGTGTGAAGCGGGACTTTCTCGACACATGTGAACGGATCACCACCGGCAGTCTGCGCCTGCGCACGCCTGAAGGCGAGATCTACGATTTTGGCGTAGGATCTCCGGCCGCTGAGATGCGCATTTACGATTGGTCCGTCGTCACATCCATAGCGGCGCGTGGGGATATCGGATTGGGTGAAACATACGTTTCGGGCCTTTGGGAAACCTCTTCCATCGCTGATCTGGTTGAAGTTGCCATTCGCAATCTCGACCAGTTTCGCGGCTATGCCTATGCGGGCTTTTGGTCAAACCTGAAATATCGTGTGGTCAACCAGATTTTGCGCGCCAATTCGCGCAGTGGTGCAGCCCGCAATATCCGCGCGCACTACGATGTTGGCAACGAGTTTTACCAACTCTGGCTGGACGAGGGCATGACCTATTCCTCCGCCATGTTCGCGGCGGGTGATAATGATTTGCTGCGGGCGCAAAACCGCAAGTACGACCGCATTCTGAACCGTCTTGGCGAGGCTGAAAATGTGCTTGAAGTCGGTTGCGGCTGGGGTGGTTTCGCGGAGCGGGCGGCGGACAGCGGGCGTTATGTGACCGGCCTGACCATTTCACGCAGTCAAAAAGGTTATGCCGATGCCCGTCTGGACGGACGGGCCGACATCCGGTTGCAGGACTACCGTGACAGCGATGGCAAGTATGATGGTATCGTGTCCATCGAGATGATCGAAGCGGTCGGCCAGAAATATTGGCCGACCTATTTTGCGATGCTCAAGGACCGGCTCGCCGACGGGGGGCGTGCCGTGGTCCAGGCGATAACGGTGTCAGACGATTATTTCGACACCTATCGGCGCACTGCAGATTATATCAGGCAGCATACATTTCCGGGCGGTTTGCTTTTGTGTGATGCGGCGATCCGCCAGCAGGCAGAGCGGGCCGGTTTGAAGGTCACGGACAGCCTTGCCTTTGGTCAGGATTACGCACGCACCTGCGCGGCCTGGGATGCGCGGATTGAAGAAAAAACCGGCAAAATCCGGGCGCTTGGATATGACGACGCTTTTCTGCGGAGCTGGCGCTATTACCTTGGTGCCTGCGCCGCTTCGTTCAAAGCGGCTCAAACGGATGTTGTCCAAGTGGAGCTGAGCCATGTCTGA
- a CDS encoding SulP family inorganic anion transporter gives MNSSLSRFLPILNWGRSYNRSSFSNDLMAAVIVTIMLIPQSLAYALLAGLPPEAGLYASILPIMLYAVFGTSRALAVGPVAVVSLMTAATLGEVAAQGSAGYAAAALTLAALSGAILLAMGLFRLGFVANFLSHPVIAGFITASGLLIAASQLKHILGIEAHGHTLLELVTPLILHLPQTNWITLTIGAGAVAFLFWVRKGLAPLLSRFGLSEGVKSALVKAGPVAVVVATTLTVWGFDLSQSGVQIVGAVPQSLPPFTLPPVPLDLLQKLLMPAFLISLIGFVESISVAQTLAAKKRQRIDPDQELIGLGAANIGAALTGGFPVTGGFSRSVVNFDAGAETPAAGAFTAIGLAIAALLLTPLIFFLPKATLAATIIVAVLSLIDFSILTRSWHYSKSDFAAVAVTILLTLGMGVEAGVTAGVLLSILLHLYKSSKPHIAEVGRVPGTEHYRNILRHKVITDPTVVSLRVDESLYFANARFLEDQIHNRVARDPAIRHVILQCSAINAIDLSALESLEMINTRLREMNVCLHLSEVKGPVMDRLEEQHFLQEMTGKVFLTQFEAAQYVASQSSTKEPS, from the coding sequence ATGAACAGCTCCCTCAGCAGATTTCTTCCCATCCTCAATTGGGGCCGCAGCTACAACCGCAGCAGTTTCAGCAATGATCTGATGGCGGCCGTGATCGTCACCATCATGCTTATCCCACAGTCCTTGGCCTATGCCCTGTTGGCCGGCTTGCCGCCCGAGGCGGGGCTTTACGCCTCGATCTTGCCCATCATGCTTTATGCGGTGTTCGGAACCAGCCGCGCCTTGGCGGTCGGGCCTGTTGCCGTGGTGTCCTTGATGACGGCCGCCACTTTGGGGGAGGTAGCCGCGCAGGGCAGCGCCGGATATGCCGCCGCGGCCTTGACACTTGCGGCGTTGTCGGGCGCGATCCTGCTTGCGATGGGTCTGTTCCGCCTCGGCTTTGTTGCGAACTTCCTGTCACATCCGGTGATTGCCGGCTTTATCACCGCCTCCGGTCTATTGATCGCGGCCAGTCAGTTGAAACATATTCTTGGTATTGAGGCGCATGGCCACACGCTGTTGGAACTTGTCACACCCCTGATCCTCCATCTGCCGCAAACCAATTGGATCACTCTGACCATCGGCGCCGGCGCAGTGGCATTCCTATTCTGGGTGCGCAAAGGCCTGGCGCCGCTGCTCTCACGGTTCGGCCTGTCCGAAGGTGTCAAATCAGCCTTGGTCAAGGCCGGACCTGTGGCCGTTGTTGTTGCAACCACCCTGACGGTCTGGGGGTTCGATCTGAGCCAAAGCGGCGTGCAGATTGTCGGCGCTGTCCCGCAAAGCTTGCCGCCCTTTACCCTGCCCCCTGTCCCCCTTGATCTATTGCAGAAACTGCTTATGCCGGCCTTCCTGATCTCGCTGATCGGATTTGTGGAATCCATCTCGGTGGCGCAAACACTCGCCGCAAAAAAGCGCCAGCGGATCGACCCGGATCAAGAGTTGATCGGCCTCGGCGCGGCCAATATTGGCGCGGCGCTCACGGGCGGTTTCCCTGTCACCGGCGGATTTTCCAGATCGGTTGTGAATTTTGACGCAGGCGCAGAAACCCCTGCCGCCGGAGCCTTTACCGCCATCGGTCTTGCCATCGCAGCGTTGCTGCTGACCCCGTTGATCTTTTTCCTGCCCAAGGCGACACTGGCCGCGACCATCATCGTTGCGGTGCTGAGCCTCATTGATTTCTCCATCCTGACTCGCAGCTGGCACTACTCCAAATCCGACTTTGCCGCCGTGGCCGTGACAATCCTGCTGACCCTTGGCATGGGGGTCGAGGCAGGCGTGACTGCGGGTGTGCTGCTTTCGATACTGCTGCATCTGTACAAGTCATCCAAACCCCATATCGCCGAGGTCGGCCGTGTGCCGGGCACCGAGCATTACCGCAATATTCTCCGTCACAAGGTGATCACTGACCCCACTGTCGTGTCTCTGCGGGTGGACGAGAGCCTTTATTTCGCAAACGCACGATTCCTAGAGGATCAGATCCACAACCGCGTCGCACGTGATCCGGCGATCCGGCATGTGATCTTGCAATGCTCCGCCATCAACGCGATTGACCTCAGCGCCTTGGAATCCCTTGAGATGATCAACACCCGGCTCAGGGAAATGAATGTGTGTCTGCATCTGTCCGAGGTCAAAGGCCCGGTGATGGACCGGCTGGAGGAACAACATTTCTTGCAGGAGATGACTGGCAAAGTGTTCCTGACCCAGTTTGAAGCCGCCCAATATGTCGCCAGCCAATCCAGCACAAAGGAGCCATCATAG
- a CDS encoding DUF1365 domain-containing protein: MTSTPEYISGVTTHTRKGAVRHGFRYGVDYVLIDPEQDQRSPFLFSRNRFNFSAVHDVDHGGPLGAGRGSAWARAALRANGLPDHGVDLRLLTQPRFLGYVFNPVSFWLAFRGSDLVAVIAEVSTPFHDRHSYLCHLPDFAPITSESRIEKPKWLHVSPYQDVAGHYQFGFDIREDQIAIRIIHKNGEEGVVATLSGPRVPMTSPDLIKASLRRPLGAMRTIGLIYWQALILKLKGANYRSRPTPPKTEVS, encoded by the coding sequence ATGACATCAACGCCGGAATATATCTCAGGGGTGACAACCCATACCCGCAAGGGTGCGGTGCGGCATGGTTTCCGCTATGGCGTCGATTACGTGTTGATCGACCCCGAGCAGGATCAGCGCAGTCCGTTCTTGTTTTCCCGCAACAGGTTCAATTTCAGCGCGGTGCATGACGTGGATCACGGTGGCCCACTTGGGGCCGGCCGTGGTTCTGCATGGGCGCGGGCAGCGTTGCGGGCCAATGGTTTGCCGGACCACGGCGTGGATCTGCGTCTTTTGACCCAGCCGCGGTTCTTGGGCTACGTCTTTAACCCGGTCAGTTTCTGGCTGGCCTTCAGGGGGTCGGATCTGGTTGCGGTGATTGCTGAAGTCTCCACGCCGTTCCATGACCGTCACAGCTATCTGTGCCATTTGCCGGATTTTGCGCCGATCACCAGTGAAAGCCGCATCGAAAAGCCGAAATGGCTGCATGTGTCGCCCTATCAGGACGTCGCAGGACATTACCAATTCGGGTTCGACATCCGCGAAGATCAAATTGCCATCCGGATCATTCACAAAAATGGTGAGGAGGGAGTTGTCGCGACACTGTCCGGCCCCCGCGTTCCGATGACAAGCCCGGACCTGATCAAAGCCAGCCTGCGCCGTCCGCTTGGGGCAATGCGCACCATCGGGCTGATCTATTGGCAGGCGCTGATCCTGAAACTCAAAGGGGCCAACTACCGGTCCCGTCCAACACCGCCCAAGACCGAGGTAAGCTGA
- a CDS encoding aldehyde dehydrogenase family protein, translating into MTLRPLGIDPGLCFIGGTWDAADGGETIVLRNPSDGSTLCEIARGRAADVDRAVEAAEAALAGPWGRMPQFERGRILQRIGTLVLEHVDELAQLEALDVGKPLKQARADVIALARYMEFYAGAVDKIHGTTIPYLDGYTVYTLREPHGVTGHIIPWNYPMQIIGRSVGAALAMGNAAVLKPAEEACLTALAFAEIARRAGLPDGALNVVPGLGAEAGAALAGHPGVRHVSFTGSVGVGKLIQTAAAANVVPVTLELGGKSPQLVFEDADVGAALPFLTNAGIQNAGQTCSASSRILVHRSRYDEVLNGMAERYSALRAGPAMNDLDVGPLVSARQKEIVEGFLSRGKDLEIAAQGQVVSDAPAGGAYVAPTLFAGVTPDHLLAQDEIFGPVQVVIPFETEEEAVQIANGTAFGLVASVWSRDGARQMRLAKRLRAGQVFLNNYGAGGGVELPFGGTGLSGHGREKGFEALYGFSKLKTVAALHG; encoded by the coding sequence GTGACCCTGCGACCCTTAGGCATCGATCCCGGCTTGTGTTTTATCGGCGGCACATGGGATGCGGCGGATGGTGGTGAGACCATCGTGCTGCGCAATCCGTCAGATGGATCAACCCTGTGCGAGATTGCACGCGGGCGTGCGGCTGATGTTGATCGTGCGGTTGAGGCGGCGGAGGCCGCGCTGGCAGGGCCGTGGGGCCGGATGCCGCAGTTTGAACGTGGCAGGATCCTGCAAAGGATCGGCACCCTGGTTTTGGAACATGTCGACGAACTGGCCCAGCTGGAGGCGCTTGATGTGGGTAAACCGCTCAAGCAGGCCCGTGCTGATGTGATCGCCCTTGCCCGGTACATGGAATTCTATGCCGGGGCGGTTGATAAAATCCATGGCACGACAATTCCCTATCTCGATGGCTATACCGTTTATACTCTTCGCGAGCCGCATGGCGTCACCGGGCATATCATCCCGTGGAACTATCCGATGCAGATCATCGGGCGTTCCGTTGGGGCGGCCCTTGCGATGGGCAATGCGGCAGTTTTGAAACCGGCGGAAGAGGCCTGTCTGACTGCGCTGGCCTTTGCCGAGATTGCCCGCCGCGCCGGGCTGCCGGATGGGGCGCTGAATGTGGTGCCGGGGCTAGGGGCGGAGGCGGGTGCCGCCTTGGCCGGTCATCCCGGTGTTCGGCATGTGTCTTTCACCGGCTCGGTCGGGGTCGGTAAGTTGATCCAGACAGCGGCGGCGGCCAATGTTGTGCCGGTCACGCTAGAGCTGGGTGGTAAGTCACCCCAATTGGTGTTTGAGGACGCGGATGTGGGTGCGGCGCTGCCGTTTCTGACCAATGCGGGCATTCAGAATGCGGGTCAAACCTGCTCGGCGTCTTCGCGCATTCTGGTACACCGCAGTCGGTATGACGAGGTATTGAACGGCATGGCAGAACGCTACTCCGCGCTTCGTGCTGGTCCGGCGATGAATGATCTTGATGTGGGGCCGCTGGTGTCAGCGCGTCAAAAAGAGATTGTTGAAGGGTTTCTGTCCAGGGGCAAAGACCTTGAGATCGCGGCACAGGGTCAGGTTGTTTCCGATGCGCCCGCCGGTGGTGCCTATGTTGCACCGACCTTGTTTGCGGGCGTGACGCCTGATCACCTGTTGGCGCAGGACGAGATTTTTGGGCCTGTGCAGGTCGTTATTCCGTTCGAAACCGAAGAAGAGGCCGTTCAGATTGCCAATGGGACCGCCTTTGGGCTGGTTGCTTCGGTTTGGTCGCGCGATGGTGCGCGGCAGATGCGGCTGGCCAAACGGCTGCGGGCGGGCCAGGTTTTCTTGAACAATTATGGCGCGGGCGGCGGTGTGGAACTGCCCTTTGGTGGCACGGGTCTGTCCGGGCACGGGCGCGAAAAGGGCTTTGAGGCGCTTTACGGATTCTCAAAACTCAAGACTGTCGCGGCGCTGCACGGCTAG
- a CDS encoding NAD(P)/FAD-dependent oxidoreductase → MSFDALPIRPQRVAIIGGGISGLAAAYLLAPHHAVTVYEAAPRLGGHARTVMAGLNGDQPVDTGFIVFNYANYPHLTRMFQDLDVPVAKSDMSFGASIDDGRIEYGLNTIAALFAQPRNLMRPGFTRMLADILRFNKKAEETTGDTDATIGEFMDDLKLGDWFQRYYLMPLCGAIWSTPPDKIRSFPARALIQFFRNHALLSTFGQHQWWTVDGGSIEYVRRLEAHLRGRGVALRTGTPVQGVSRTGTQSTVHTAGAPDETFDQVIFACHPDQALRILERSTPQEQSALSAIRFQDNQMILHRDTAQMPKNKSVWSSWVYKADTTRPEPAIGVTYWMNRLQNIPETDPLFVSLNPSDRVPDELIYDQKTFRHPVFDAAALNAQQKLRDLQGQNNTWFAGAYTRHGFHEDGFASAARIARLMDRQFA, encoded by the coding sequence ATGTCATTTGATGCCCTTCCCATCCGCCCGCAACGTGTCGCTATCATTGGTGGAGGGATCTCTGGATTGGCTGCGGCCTACCTGTTGGCGCCGCATCATGCGGTTACAGTTTATGAGGCCGCGCCGCGATTGGGCGGCCATGCCCGCACAGTCATGGCGGGCCTGAATGGGGATCAGCCTGTCGATACCGGGTTTATCGTTTTCAACTATGCCAATTACCCACATCTGACCCGAATGTTCCAGGATCTGGACGTACCAGTGGCCAAAAGTGACATGAGTTTCGGGGCGTCGATTGATGATGGCCGGATCGAATACGGTTTGAACACCATCGCGGCACTGTTTGCCCAGCCACGCAATCTGATGCGGCCCGGCTTTACCCGCATGCTGGCCGATATCCTGCGGTTCAACAAAAAGGCTGAGGAAACGACCGGCGATACGGACGCCACAATCGGAGAGTTTATGGACGATCTGAAATTGGGCGATTGGTTTCAGCGCTATTACCTGATGCCGCTTTGCGGTGCGATCTGGTCAACGCCGCCAGACAAGATCCGGTCTTTTCCGGCGCGTGCGCTGATCCAGTTTTTTCGCAACCACGCCTTGCTGAGCACATTTGGTCAGCATCAATGGTGGACGGTTGATGGTGGCAGCATCGAATATGTGCGCCGTTTGGAAGCGCATCTGCGCGGGCGCGGAGTGGCGCTTCGCACAGGTACACCTGTGCAAGGTGTCAGCAGGACCGGGACCCAAAGCACGGTTCACACCGCCGGAGCCCCGGACGAAACCTTTGACCAGGTGATCTTTGCCTGCCATCCCGATCAGGCCTTGCGGATTCTGGAACGGTCAACTCCGCAAGAGCAGTCCGCGTTATCCGCGATCCGGTTTCAGGACAACCAGATGATCCTGCACCGTGACACTGCGCAAATGCCCAAGAACAAATCGGTTTGGTCCAGTTGGGTTTACAAGGCCGACACCACGCGGCCGGAGCCAGCGATTGGTGTGACTTATTGGATGAACCGGTTGCAGAACATTCCCGAGACAGATCCGCTCTTTGTCTCACTGAATCCGTCTGATCGGGTGCCCGATGAATTGATTTACGATCAAAAGACGTTCCGCCATCCGGTTTTTGATGCTGCTGCGCTGAACGCCCAGCAGAAGTTGCGTGATCTGCAGGGGCAGAACAACACATGGTTTGCGGGAGCCTACACGCGCCACGGGTTTCATGAGGACGGATTTGCCAGCGCCGCGCGGATTGCCCGTTTGATGGATCGGCAGTTCGCATGA
- a CDS encoding cupin domain-containing protein → MGLRFIFMLTRNDRTVEDAAAHLATALALGVRHVGFKDVGLPVAALKELNKTIKAKGATSYLEVVSLDQDSEVRSARAAVEIGVDVLLGGTRVDEVLPVLAGRGIAYYPFPGRIEGHPSVLQGSIEEIAKSAAELAARDGVDGLDLLAYRSKTDVPELIRAVCEAAGKPVIAAGSIADPSRIADVKNAGAAGFTIGTAALDGLYPAEANDLATQLGAIVRDVAELNGHLSPFGKKSLDRAFGSFEETWAPRVAGQINNMQIKLAKFSGNFTWHFHHDEDELFLVHRGRLLMKFRDREEIIEEGEFIVVPRGVEHCPVALSESCEVVLLEPASTVNTGTASDARTVHDLAEV, encoded by the coding sequence ATGGGCCTGCGATTTATCTTTATGCTGACCCGCAACGACCGAACGGTGGAAGATGCGGCGGCGCATCTTGCGACCGCTCTGGCATTGGGTGTGCGGCATGTGGGGTTTAAGGATGTCGGCTTGCCGGTTGCCGCGCTCAAAGAGTTGAACAAGACGATCAAGGCCAAGGGCGCGACGTCTTATCTTGAGGTGGTTTCTCTTGATCAGGACAGCGAAGTCCGCTCTGCCCGTGCGGCTGTTGAGATCGGTGTCGATGTTTTGCTTGGCGGTACACGTGTCGATGAGGTGCTGCCGGTTCTGGCGGGGCGGGGCATCGCCTACTATCCGTTTCCCGGTCGGATTGAGGGGCACCCCAGCGTGCTGCAAGGCAGTATCGAAGAGATCGCCAAAAGCGCGGCAGAATTGGCGGCTCGGGACGGGGTGGATGGACTGGATCTGCTGGCGTATCGGTCCAAGACGGATGTGCCTGAGTTGATCCGCGCTGTGTGTGAGGCAGCCGGTAAACCGGTGATCGCGGCCGGATCGATTGCCGACCCGTCGCGGATTGCAGATGTGAAGAATGCAGGGGCTGCCGGTTTCACCATTGGCACCGCAGCACTGGACGGGCTGTACCCGGCCGAAGCCAATGATCTGGCAACGCAATTGGGCGCAATTGTCCGCGACGTGGCTGAGTTGAACGGGCATTTGTCACCATTTGGCAAAAAGAGCCTCGACCGCGCCTTTGGGTCCTTTGAGGAAACATGGGCGCCGCGCGTTGCCGGGCAAATCAACAATATGCAGATCAAGTTGGCCAAGTTTTCCGGAAATTTCACATGGCATTTCCATCACGATGAGGATGAGTTGTTTCTGGTCCATCGCGGGCGGCTCTTGATGAAATTTCGCGACCGCGAAGAGATCATTGAAGAGGGTGAATTTATCGTGGTGCCGCGCGGCGTTGAACATTGCCCCGTGGCATTGTCAGAAAGTTGCGAGGTGGTTCTGCTTGAGCCGGCGAGCACGGTGAACACAGGCACCGCCAGCGACGCGCGGACGGTTCATGATCTGGCAGAGGTCTGA
- a CDS encoding malonate--CoA ligase: MANPLFDALFGRHQGKETPFLHLPNGQTVTHAAFLARTARFANAFAKVGLTPGDRVAVQIEKSADALALFAACVQAGLVFLPLNTAYKPAEVDYFVSNSGARLLVCDPDKADGLTPVAMDAGARLETLDGSGGGTLVELAEAQPDSFQTVDRSADDLAAFLYTSGTTGRSKGAMLSQSNLLSNAETLKDFWRFTNNDVLLHALPIFHTHGLFVATNIILLSGGSMVFLPKLDVDELIRFMPRATSLMGVPTFYTRLLDHPDFTKDLTAHMRLFISGSAPLLAETHKAFEARTGHRILERYGMTETNMNTSNPYDGERRAGTVGHPLPGVELKVTDPDSGATLPDGEIGVIEVRGPNVFQGYWQMPEKTAAELRSDGFFITGDLGLIDDQGYVQIVGRGKDLIISGGYNIYPKEIELVLDEQPGVLESAVIGVPHDDLGEAPLGVLVREKGAEPDSEAILAQLNSDLARFKCPRKLIVVDALPRNTMGKVQKNVLRETYADVFGR, encoded by the coding sequence ATGGCAAATCCGCTTTTCGACGCTCTGTTTGGTCGCCACCAAGGCAAGGAAACGCCGTTTCTGCATTTGCCAAACGGCCAGACCGTGACCCATGCGGCATTTCTGGCCCGCACAGCGCGGTTTGCCAATGCCTTTGCCAAGGTTGGCCTGACCCCCGGAGACAGAGTTGCCGTTCAGATCGAGAAATCCGCCGATGCGCTGGCGCTTTTTGCCGCCTGCGTGCAGGCCGGTCTGGTTTTTCTACCTCTGAACACCGCCTACAAACCTGCCGAAGTAGACTATTTCGTCAGCAACTCTGGTGCGCGGTTGTTGGTTTGTGATCCCGACAAGGCCGACGGCCTGACACCCGTGGCCATGGACGCCGGCGCGCGGCTGGAAACGCTGGACGGATCGGGCGGCGGCACCTTGGTGGAACTGGCCGAAGCGCAACCTGACAGCTTTCAAACGGTCGACAGATCTGCTGACGATCTGGCCGCGTTCCTTTATACCTCTGGCACAACAGGGCGGTCCAAAGGCGCTATGCTCAGCCAATCCAATCTGCTGAGCAATGCGGAAACCCTCAAGGATTTCTGGCGCTTTACCAATAATGACGTTCTGCTGCATGCCTTACCGATCTTTCACACACACGGGTTGTTTGTGGCGACAAATATCATCCTGCTTTCGGGCGGATCGATGGTGTTCCTGCCCAAGCTTGATGTGGATGAATTGATCCGGTTCATGCCTCGCGCCACAAGTTTGATGGGGGTGCCGACGTTCTACACCCGGCTGCTGGATCATCCCGATTTCACCAAAGACCTGACCGCACATATGCGGCTCTTTATTTCTGGGTCTGCCCCGCTTTTGGCGGAAACTCACAAGGCGTTTGAGGCCCGAACAGGCCACCGGATCTTGGAACGCTACGGAATGACCGAAACCAATATGAACACCTCAAACCCCTATGACGGGGAGCGCCGCGCAGGCACGGTTGGCCATCCCCTGCCGGGGGTCGAGCTGAAGGTGACGGACCCGGACAGCGGCGCAACCCTGCCGGATGGCGAGATAGGCGTGATCGAAGTACGCGGGCCAAATGTGTTTCAGGGCTATTGGCAGATGCCGGAAAAGACCGCCGCAGAACTGCGCAGCGACGGGTTCTTTATCACTGGCGATCTGGGCCTGATAGACGATCAGGGCTATGTGCAGATCGTCGGGCGCGGCAAGGATCTGATCATATCGGGCGGCTACAATATCTACCCCAAAGAGATTGAGCTGGTGCTGGACGAACAGCCGGGCGTGCTCGAATCGGCTGTGATCGGCGTACCGCACGACGATCTGGGCGAGGCGCCGCTGGGCGTTCTGGTGCGGGAAAAAGGCGCGGAGCCGGACAGCGAGGCGATCTTGGCGCAACTCAATTCCGATTTGGCGCGATTTAAATGTCCGCGAAAATTGATCGTGGTGGACGCCCTGCCGCGCAACACCATGGGCAAGGTTCAAAAGAACGTGCTGCGCGAAACCTATGCGGATGTATTTGGGCGCTAG
- a CDS encoding SDR family NAD(P)-dependent oxidoreductase → MSEREIIWIIGASDGIGAALARAWSAKGARLILSARSEDKLEAFAAELGPDHVAQPLDVSDRASLDRASDAIAKIGPVDRVVHLAAIYDPGKLADLDPNKAEQIVTVNLAGTFHVAQVAPKVLRAGGQMALCGSVAGYIGLPQGQIYSATKAAVINLAETLRAELSGKVDVRLINPGFVETRLTAQNDFDMPAMVTPERAAEEIIKGLMGRSFEVHFPRRLTWPLKWLSALPYWAALPLTGRLTR, encoded by the coding sequence ATGTCTGAGCGTGAGATCATTTGGATCATCGGGGCCAGTGACGGGATCGGCGCGGCCCTGGCCCGCGCTTGGTCGGCCAAAGGCGCACGTCTGATCCTGTCAGCACGGTCCGAAGACAAGCTTGAGGCATTTGCGGCTGAACTGGGACCGGACCATGTGGCGCAGCCGCTGGATGTGTCGGATCGTGCCAGCCTTGATCGCGCGTCGGATGCCATCGCAAAGATCGGGCCGGTTGACCGCGTTGTGCACCTGGCGGCGATCTACGACCCTGGAAAGCTTGCAGATCTGGACCCTAACAAGGCCGAACAGATTGTTACCGTGAATTTGGCCGGAACCTTTCATGTGGCGCAGGTGGCACCAAAGGTATTGCGTGCGGGCGGGCAGATGGCGCTTTGTGGATCGGTGGCAGGCTACATCGGATTGCCGCAAGGACAGATCTATTCCGCGACCAAAGCGGCGGTCATCAACCTTGCCGAAACCCTCAGGGCTGAACTCTCGGGAAAGGTGGACGTCAGGCTGATCAACCCCGGTTTTGTTGAGACCCGACTGACCGCGCAGAACGATTTTGACATGCCCGCCATGGTGACCCCAGAACGTGCTGCGGAGGAGATCATCAAAGGACTGATGGGCCGTTCCTTCGAAGTGCATTTCCCGCGCCGCCTCACATGGCCGCTCAAGTGGTTGAGTGCGCTGCCCTATTGGGCGGCTCTGCCTCTAACCGGGCGTTTGACCCGCTAA
- a CDS encoding DUF2177 family protein yields MKILVLYLSTVLVFFAADAVGLRLLIKPVFDRHIAHLYADPFRVVPAAVFYLGYVAGLLWFVSLPALRDGNPVAALIGGALLGLMAYGTYEFTNYATLRDWSMTQVVVDSLWGGVLTGFSAWAGVMITRALV; encoded by the coding sequence ATGAAAATTCTTGTTCTGTACCTCTCGACCGTTCTGGTGTTTTTTGCTGCGGATGCCGTGGGTCTGAGACTGTTGATCAAACCAGTGTTCGACCGGCACATCGCGCATCTTTATGCCGATCCGTTCCGTGTTGTGCCGGCGGCGGTGTTTTATCTTGGTTATGTCGCGGGCCTGCTTTGGTTTGTGTCATTGCCTGCTTTGCGGGACGGTAATCCGGTTGCGGCGTTGATTGGCGGCGCGCTGCTTGGTCTGATGGCCTATGGCACCTACGAGTTTACCAACTATGCGACCCTGCGTGACTGGTCGATGACGCAGGTCGTCGTTGACAGTCTTTGGGGTGGGGTCCTCACTGGGTTTTCTGCTTGGGCCGGGGTCATGATCACACGGGCGCTGGTCTAG
- a CDS encoding sigma-70 family RNA polymerase sigma factor, with the protein MTQVTKPSAQVSPQTTWMLLVRDQRDRDAFAMLFDFFAPRLKGFIMRSGMGTGQAEEIVQEVMLTVWRKSAQFDPERAQVSAWIYQIARNRQIDVIRKENRPLPEELAEDPETEPDAGQILAVEQEAGALKKALSLLKPDQREIIEKAYLGELTHQEIRTQTGLPLGTIKSRIRLGLEKLRHELKDMR; encoded by the coding sequence ATGACACAGGTGACGAAACCGTCAGCCCAAGTCTCTCCACAGACAACGTGGATGCTATTGGTCCGCGACCAACGCGACCGCGACGCCTTTGCGATGCTGTTTGATTTTTTTGCACCGCGCCTAAAGGGTTTCATCATGCGGTCCGGCATGGGCACCGGGCAAGCCGAAGAGATCGTGCAAGAGGTGATGCTGACCGTCTGGCGCAAGTCAGCGCAATTTGATCCCGAACGCGCTCAGGTTTCAGCATGGATTTATCAGATCGCCCGCAACCGCCAGATCGACGTAATCCGTAAAGAAAACCGCCCCCTTCCCGAAGAACTGGCCGAGGATCCAGAGACCGAGCCAGACGCCGGTCAGATCCTCGCCGTGGAGCAAGAGGCGGGGGCACTGAAGAAAGCGTTATCGCTGCTCAAACCCGATCAACGTGAAATTATTGAAAAGGCCTATCTCGGAGAGCTGACCCATCAGGAGATCCGCACCCAGACCGGCCTGCCGCTTGGCACAATAAAATCCCGCATTCGACTGGGATTGGAAAAGTTGCGCCATGAACTCAAGGACATGCGTTAA